One window from the genome of Diospyros lotus cultivar Yz01 chromosome 11, ASM1463336v1, whole genome shotgun sequence encodes:
- the LOC127812875 gene encoding cellulose synthase-like protein G3 isoform X1 has product MEEYATAKQPPLLHTLTPSRRTLANRAFALVYTCAILAVLCRHAAAALGSATYLSFVTSATLFIADLVLGFWWFSAQAFRFRPVHRLVFPENLEKVLKRREFPPLDIFICTADPYKEPPMTVVNTALSVMAYDYPPEKISVYVSDDGGSQLTLFAFMEAARFASHWIPFCRKKEIAERCPEAFFGSNYSQSSETEQIKMLHQSMKVRVENVVEKGKIPNEFITSEQKRQVFSIWSEEFTRQDHPAIVQVLLEAREDRDITGQSMPNLVYLSREKSKTSSHHFKAGALNALLRVSAIMTNAPIILTLDCDMYSNDPKTPHIMLCFFCESKIKPNLGYVQFPQHFHGIDKHDIYANEFKRMFEINPVGLDGLAGPDYFGSGCFFWRRVFFGSPLSFVGPEIPELRPDHVVDGPIKAQPIMTFAQHVASCKYEEQTNCNWGAKLGFRYGSLVEDYYTGFRLHCEGWKSAFCNPKRPAFIGDAPITLVDALNQARRWNVGLLEVAISKYCPLTFGVKSMGLLMGLCYAYYAIGPILSIPITIYAFLPQFALLNGISIFPEVSDKWFTVYVFLFMGAYGQDCLDFMLAEGTFQKWWSDQRMWMLRGVTAHLFGSIEFASKHLGLATQGFSITSKVVDNEQSKRYDQSTFEFGVHSPMFVSLTMVAIINFIAFFGGLVKVFLTGTGNADQLFVQMFIAGFVVVNCWPVYDAMVLRTDKGRMPTKTTIISICLSLTLYVVASFMLSHRLSS; this is encoded by the exons ATGGAGGAATATGCCACAGCCAAACAGCCCCCCCTTCTTCACACGCTCACGCCCTCCCGCCGCACGCTTGCCAACCGTGCGTTCGCACTGGTTTACACGTGCGCCATCCTCGCCGTACTCTGCCGCCACGCAGCGGCCGCCCTGGGCTCCGCCACCTATCTCTCCTTCGTCACCTCCGCTACCCTCTTCATCGCCGACTTGGTTCTAGGATTCTGGTGGTTCTCCGCGCAGGCCTTCCGCTTCCGCCCGGTCCACCGCCTCGTCTTCCCGGAAAACCTGGAGAAAGTGCTGAAGAGACGGGAATTTCCGCCGCTGGACATCTTCATATGCACGGCGGATCCCTACAAGGAGCCGCCGATGACCGTGGTGAACACCGCCCTGTCGGTGATGGCTTACGATTATCCGCCGGAGAAGATTTCGGTGTATGTTTCGGACGACGGCGGCTCCCAGCTGACTCTGTTTGCGTTCATGGAGGCCGCCAGGTTTGCAAGCCATTGGATACCCTTTTGCAGGAAGAAGGAGATTGCGGAGAGATGCCCAGAAGCTTTTTTCGGATCAAATTACAGTCAATCCTCGGAGACTGAACAAATTAAG ATGTTGCATCAAAGCATGAAGGTAAGGGTAGAGAACGTAGTTGAGAAAGGAAAAATTCCAAATGAATTCATCACTTCCGAACAAAAACGCCAAGTGTTTAGCATATGGAGTGAAGAATTTACCCGCCAAGATCATCCTGCTATAGTTCAG GTCTTGTTGGAGGCGAGGGAAGACAGGGACATAACagggcaatccatgccaaatttGGTGTATTTGTCCAGAGAGAAGAGCAAAACGTCTTCCCATCACTTTAAGGCTGGTGCCCTTAATGCCCTG CTTCGAGTATCAGCTATTATGACAAACGCACCTATAATACTGACTCTGGATTGTGACATGTACTCCAATGATCCTAAAACACCCCATATTATGCTATGCTTCTTTTGTGAATCCAAAATCAAGCCCAATTTAGGGTATGTTCAGTTCCCTCAACACTTCCATGGGATtgacaaacatgatatatacgCCAATGAGTTTAAACGTATGTTCGAAATTAATCCAGTCGGACTTGATGGGCTAGCAGGCCCAGATTATTTTGGGTCTGGGTGTTTTTTCTGGCGTCGAGTTTTCTTTGGGAGTCCATTGTCTTTTGTGGGCCCTGAGATCCCCGAGCTTAGGCCTGATCATGTGGTGGACGGGCCCATCAAGGCCCAACCAATAATGACATTTGCGCAACATGTAGCAAGCTGCAAGTACGAAGAGCAAACCAACTGTAATTGGGGGGCTAAG TTGGGCTTCAGATATGGGTCCTTGGTTGAGGACTATTATACTGGCTTTCGGTTACATTGTGAGGGATGGAAGTCTGCATTTTGCAATCCTAAGAGGCCTGCGTTTATTGGGGACGCTCCTATCACACTGGTTGATGCATTAAACCAAGCCAGGAGATGGAATGTGGGCCTCCTTGAGGTTGCAATCTCCAAATACTGCCCATTAACTTTCGGGGTCAAGAGTATGGGGCTACTAATGGGCCTTTGCTATGCCTACTATGCTATTGGGCCAATTTTATCAATTCCAATCACCATATATGCATTTTTGCCTCAATTCGCTCTTCTCAACGGAATCTCCATCTTCCCAGAG GTCTCGGATAAATGGTTCACGGTGTATGTTTTTCTATTTATGGGGGCATATGGACAAGATTGTTTGGACTTCATGTTAGCTGAAGGGACCTTTCAGAAGTGGTGGAGTGACCAACGGATGTGGATGTTGAGGGGGGTGACAGCCCATCTTTTCGGGTCAATTGAGTTTGCCTCCAAGCACCTAGGCTTAGCTACACAAGGGTTTAGCATAACTAGCAAAGTGGTAGATAATGAACAAAGCAAGAGGTATGATCAAAGCACCTTTGAGTTTGGAGTCCATTCGCCTATGTTTGTATCACTCACAATGGTTGCAATCATCAACTTCATCGCTTTCTTTGGAGGGTTGGTTAAAGTATTTCTCACAGGTACTGGTAACGCAGACCAATTGTTTGTTCAAATGTTCATTGCTGGCTTTGTAGTTGTTAACTGCTGGCCAGTGTATGATGCCATGGTGTTGAGGACTGATAAAGGGAGAATGCCTACCAAAACCACCATCATTTCCATATGTTTGTCTTTGACTTTATATGTAGTGGCTTCTTTTATGCTCAGCCATCGTTTATCTAGTTGA
- the LOC127812877 gene encoding 30S ribosomal protein S6 alpha, chloroplastic yields the protein MASSTSLAPRLTSSSSPPSLCLSPSTHSPPSPPLAISFPCSFGAFLRKAQLWQPHRPNPGRPIKAQTLEFSGSFFEGGFGGEDDPPAPPGSPFTTVEDKEEPQCPPGLRQYETMAVLRPTMSEDERLALTQKYEELLVAGGGMYVEVFNRGVIPLAYPIKKKNKAGESNTYLDGIYLLFAYFTKPDSLEALEVTLKTDDDVIRSSSFKIRKRKY from the exons ATGGCGTCCTCTACGTCTCTCGCCCCAAGGCTCACgtcttcctcttctcctcctTCGCTCTGTCTCAGTCCATCAACACATTCTCCGCCCTCGCCGCCACTCGCAATCTCATTCCCTTGCAGTTTCGGAGCTTTCCTCAGAAAGGCCCAACTCTGGCAGCCCCACAGGCCAAACCCAGGACGACCAATCAAGGCTCAGACCCTGGAATTCTCAGGTTCGTTCTTCGAAGGAGGGTTCGGGGGAGAAGACGACCCGCCGGCGCCTCCTGGGTCGCCCTTCACGACGGTGGAAGACAAGGAGGAGCCGCAGTGCCCGCCGGGCCTCCGCCAGTACGAAACTATGGCGGTGTTAAGGCCCACCATGTCCGAAGACGAGCGTCTCGCTCTTACCCAGAAGTACGAAGAG TTGCTTGTTGCCGGTGGTGGCATGTACGTAGAGGTATTTAACAGAGGAGTTATTCCACTGGCCTACCCGatcaagaagaaaaacaaagccGGAGAGAGCAACACTTATTTAGACGGGATCTACCTCCTCTTCGCTTATTTCACCAAACCTGACTCGTTGGAAGCTCTTGAGGTGACGCTGAAAACCGACGACGATGTAATCCGATCATCCAGTTTTAAGATAAGGAAGAGGAAGTACTGA
- the LOC127812875 gene encoding cellulose synthase-like protein G3 isoform X3 — MEEYATAKQPPLLHTLTPSRRTLANRAFALVYTCAILAVLCRHAAAALGSATYLSFVTSATLFIADLVLGFWWFSAQAFRFRPVHRLVFPENLEKVVKRRDFPALDIFICTADPYKEPPMSVVNTALSVMAYDYPPEKISVYVSDDGGSQLTLFAFMEAARFASHWIPFCRKKEIMERCPEAFFGSNYSQSSETEQIKTMYENIKEKVEHVVERGKIPNEFITCEQERQAFNKWTEEFTRQDHPTIIQVLLEAREEKDITGQSMPNLVYLSREKSKMSSHHFKAGALNALVRVSAIVTNAPIILTLDCDMYSNDPKTPHNMLCFFSDPEIKSNLEYVQFPQHFHGINKHDIYANEIKRLFQINAFGLDGLAGPNYVGTGCFFWRRVFFGGPLSFVDPEIPELRPDHVVDRPIKAQPVMALAHHVANCKYEEQTNRNWGAKLGFRYGSLVEDYYTGFRLQCEGWKAVLCNPNRPAFLGDTPITLIDALNQTKRWAVGLLEVGFSKYSPLTFGARKMGPLMGLGYAHYAFWPLWSIPTTIYAFLPQLTLLNGVSIFPEVWDKWFLVYVFLFVGAYGQDCLDFMVAGGSFQRWWSDQRMWMVRGVTSHWFGLAEFGSKRLGIATHGFTLTSKVVDDEQGKRYDQGTFEFGVHSPMFVPLAMAAIVNLAAFFLGFIEIALKGGSGHMEPLFVQMFIAGFVVVNSWPVYEAMVLRTDKGRIPTKTTLISTFQAWTLCIAASLILRQQFK; from the exons ATGGAGGAATATGCCACAGCCAAACAGCCCCCCCTTCTTCACACGCTCACGCCCTCCCGCCGCACGCTTGCCAACCGTGCGTTCGCACTGGTTTACACGTGCGCCATCCTCGCCGTACTCTGCCGCCACGCAGCGGCCGCCCTGGGCTCCGCCACCTATCTCTCCTTCGTCACCTCCGCTACCCTCTTCATCGCCGACTTGGTTCTAGGATTCTGGTGGTTCTCCGCGCAGGCCTTCCGCTTCCGCCCGGTCCACCGCCTCGTCTTCCCGGAAAAC CTGGAGAAAGTGGTGAAGAGACGGGATTTTCCGGCGCTGGACATCTTCATATGCACGGCGGACCCCTACAAGGAGCCGCCGATGAGCGTGGTGAACACCGCCCTGTCGGTGATGGCTTACGATTATCCGCCGGAGAAGATTTCGGTGTATGTTTCGGACGACGGCGGCTCCCAGCTGACTCTGTTTGCGTTCATGGAGGCCGCCAGGTTTGCAAGCCATTGGATACCCTTTTGCAGGAAGAAGGAGATTATGGAGAGATGCCCAGAAGCTTTTTTCGGATCAAATTACAGTCAATCCTCGGAGACTGAACAAATTAAG ACAATGTACGAAAACATAAAGGAAAAGGTGGAGCACGTAGTTGAGAGAGGAAAAATTCCAAATGAGTTCATCACTTGCGAACAAGAACGCCAAGCGTTTAACAAATGGACTGAAGAATTTACTCGCCAAGATCATCCTACTATAATTCAG GTGTTGCTGGAGGCCAGGGAAGAGAAGGACATAACagggcaatccatgccaaatttGGTGTATCTATCCAGAGAGAAGAGCAAAATGTCTTCCCATCACTTCAAGGCTGGTGCCCTTAATGCCCTG GTTCGAGTGTCAGCCATTGTGACAAATGCACCCATAATATTGACTTTGGATTGTGACATGTATTCCAATGATCCTAAGACTCCCCATAATATGCTATGCTTCTTTTCTGACCccgaaattaagtctaatttaGAGTACGTTCAATTCCCTCAACACTTCCATGGGATTAATAAGCATGATATCTACGCCAATGAGATAAAACGCTTGTTCCAAATCAATGCATTCGGACTTGATGGGCTAGCAGGCCCAAATTATGTTGGGACGGGGTGTTTTTTTTGGCGTCGAGTTTTTTTTGGAGGCCCATTGTCTTTTGTGGACCCTGAGATTCCCGAGCTTAGGCCGGACCATGTGGTGGACAGGCCCATCAAGGCCCAACCAGTAATGGCATTGGCGCACCATGTAGCAAACTGCAAGTATGAAGAGCAAACCAACCGCAACTGGGGGGCTAAG TTGGGCTTCAGATATGGGTCTTTGGTTGAGGACTATTATACTGGCTTTCGGCTACAATGCGAGGGATGGAAGGCTGTGTTGTGCAATCCCAATAGGCCTGCATTTTTGGGGGACACCCCCATCACCCTTATTGATGCGTTGAACCAGACTAAGCGATGGGCCGTTGGCCTCCTCGAGGTTGGATTCTCCAAATACAGCCCACTAACTTTTGGGGCCAGGAAAATGGGGCCACTAATGGGATTAGGCTATGCCCATTATGCTTTCTGGCCTTTATGGTCAATACCAACCACCATATATGCATTCCTCCCGCAACTCACTCTCCTCAATGGCGTCTCCATCTTCCCAGAG GTCTGGGATAAGTGGTTCCTCGTGTACGTTTTTCTATTTGTGGGGGCTTATGGGCAAGATTGTTTAGACTTCATGGTGGCTGGAGGGAGCTTTCAACGGTGGTGGAGTGATCAGAGGATGTGGATGGTGAGGGGGGTGACATCCCACTGGTTCGGGTTGGCCGAGTTTGGCTCCAAACGGCTGGGCATAGCCACACATGGGTTCACCCTGACAAGCAAAGTGGTGGATGATGAACAAGGCAAGAGGTACGATCAAGGCACCTTCGAGTTTGGAGTCCATTCACCCATGTTCGTGCCGCTTGCAATGGCTGCAATCGTCAACCTGGCGGCATTCTTCCTAGGGTTCATTGAAATAGCTCTCAAAGGTGGATCAGGACACATGGAGCCATTGTTCGTTCAAATGTTCATTGCCGGCTTTGTGGTTGTCAACTCTTGGCCAGTGTATGAAGCCATGGTGTTGAGAACTGACAAAGGGAGGATACCCACCAAAACTACTCTCATTTCCACGTTTCAGGCTTGGACTTTATGCATAGCCGCTTCTCTCATACTgcgacaacaatttaaatga
- the LOC127812875 gene encoding cellulose synthase-like protein G3 isoform X2 — protein sequence MEEYATAKQPLLLHTLTPSRRTLANRAFALVYTCAILAVLCRHAAAALGSATFLSFVTSATLFIADLVLGFGWLSAQSFRFRPVHRRVFPENLEKVVKRRDFPALDIFICTADPYKEPPMSVVNTALSVMAYDYPPEKISVYVSDDGGSQLTLFAFMEAARFASHWIPFCRKKEIMERCPEAFFGSNYSQSSETEQIKTMYENIKEKVEHVVERGKIPNEFITCEQERQAFNKWTEEFTRQDHPTIIQVLLEAREEKDITGQSMPNLVYLSREKSKMSSHHFKAGALNALVRVSAIVTNAPIILTLDCDMYSNDPKTPHNMLCFFSDPEIKSNLEYVQFPQHFHGINKHDIYANEIKRLFQINAFGLDGLAGPNYVGTGCFFWRRVFFGGPLSFVDPEIPELRPDHVVDRPIKAQPVMALAHHVANCKYEEQTNRNWGAKLGFRYGSLVEDYYTGFRLQCEGWKAVLCNPNRPAFLGDTPITLIDALNQTKRWAVGLLEVGFSKYSPLTFGARKMGPLMGLGYAHYAFWPLWSIPTTIYAFLPQLTLLNGVSIFPEVWDKWFLVYVFLFVGAYGQDCLDFMVAGGSFQRWWSDQRMWMVRGVTSHWFGLAEFGSKRLGIATHGFTLTSKVVDDEQGKRYDQGTFEFGVHSPMFVPLAMAAIVNLAAFFLGFIEIALKGGSGHMEPLFVQMFIAGFVVVNSWPVYEAMVLRTDKGRIPTKTTLISTFQAWTLCIAASLILRQQFK from the exons ATGGAGGAATATGCCACAGCCAAACAGCCCCTTCTTCTTCACACGCTCACGCCCTCCCGCCGCACGCTTGCCAACCGTGCGTTCGCACTGGTTTACACGTGCGCCATCCTCGCCGTGCTCTGCCGCCATGCAGCGGCGGCCCTGGGCTCCGCCACCTTCCTCTCCTTCGTCACCTCCGCTACCCTCTTCATCGCCGACTTGGTTCTAGGGTTCGGGTGGCTCTCCGCGCAGTCCTTCCGCTTCCGCCCGGTCCACCGCCGCGTCTTCCCGGAAAACCTGGAGAAAGTGGTGAAGAGACGGGATTTTCCGGCGCTGGACATCTTCATATGCACGGCGGACCCCTACAAGGAGCCGCCGATGAGCGTGGTGAACACCGCCCTGTCGGTGATGGCTTACGATTATCCGCCGGAGAAGATTTCGGTGTATGTTTCGGACGACGGCGGCTCCCAGCTGACTCTGTTTGCGTTCATGGAGGCCGCCAGGTTTGCAAGCCATTGGATACCCTTTTGCAGGAAGAAGGAGATTATGGAGAGATGCCCAGAAGCTTTTTTCGGATCAAATTACAGTCAATCCTCGGAGACTGAACAAATTAAG ACAATGTACGAAAACATAAAGGAAAAGGTGGAGCACGTAGTTGAGAGAGGAAAAATTCCAAATGAGTTCATCACTTGCGAACAAGAACGCCAAGCGTTTAACAAATGGACTGAAGAATTTACTCGCCAAGATCATCCTACTATAATTCAG GTGTTGCTGGAGGCCAGGGAAGAGAAGGACATAACagggcaatccatgccaaatttGGTGTATCTATCCAGAGAGAAGAGCAAAATGTCTTCCCATCACTTCAAGGCTGGTGCCCTTAATGCCCTG GTTCGAGTGTCAGCCATTGTGACAAATGCACCCATAATATTGACTTTGGATTGTGACATGTATTCCAATGATCCTAAGACTCCCCATAATATGCTATGCTTCTTTTCTGACCccgaaattaagtctaatttaGAGTACGTTCAATTCCCTCAACACTTCCATGGGATTAATAAGCATGATATCTACGCCAATGAGATAAAACGCTTGTTCCAAATCAATGCATTCGGACTTGATGGGCTAGCAGGCCCAAATTATGTTGGGACGGGGTGTTTTTTTTGGCGTCGAGTTTTTTTTGGAGGCCCATTGTCTTTTGTGGACCCTGAGATTCCCGAGCTTAGGCCGGACCATGTGGTGGACAGGCCCATCAAGGCCCAACCAGTAATGGCATTGGCGCACCATGTAGCAAACTGCAAGTATGAAGAGCAAACCAACCGCAACTGGGGGGCTAAG TTGGGCTTCAGATATGGGTCTTTGGTTGAGGACTATTATACTGGCTTTCGGCTACAATGCGAGGGATGGAAGGCTGTGTTGTGCAATCCCAATAGGCCTGCATTTTTGGGGGACACCCCCATCACCCTTATTGATGCGTTGAACCAGACTAAGCGATGGGCCGTTGGCCTCCTCGAGGTTGGATTCTCCAAATACAGCCCACTAACTTTTGGGGCCAGGAAAATGGGGCCACTAATGGGATTAGGCTATGCCCATTATGCTTTCTGGCCTTTATGGTCAATACCAACCACCATATATGCATTCCTCCCGCAACTCACTCTCCTCAATGGCGTCTCCATCTTCCCAGAG GTCTGGGATAAGTGGTTCCTCGTGTACGTTTTTCTATTTGTGGGGGCTTATGGGCAAGATTGTTTAGACTTCATGGTGGCTGGAGGGAGCTTTCAACGGTGGTGGAGTGATCAGAGGATGTGGATGGTGAGGGGGGTGACATCCCACTGGTTCGGGTTGGCCGAGTTTGGCTCCAAACGGCTGGGCATAGCCACACATGGGTTCACCCTGACAAGCAAAGTGGTGGATGATGAACAAGGCAAGAGGTACGATCAAGGCACCTTCGAGTTTGGAGTCCATTCACCCATGTTCGTGCCGCTTGCAATGGCTGCAATCGTCAACCTGGCGGCATTCTTCCTAGGGTTCATTGAAATAGCTCTCAAAGGTGGATCAGGACACATGGAGCCATTGTTCGTTCAAATGTTCATTGCCGGCTTTGTGGTTGTCAACTCTTGGCCAGTGTATGAAGCCATGGTGTTGAGAACTGACAAAGGGAGGATACCCACCAAAACTACTCTCATTTCCACGTTTCAGGCTTGGACTTTATGCATAGCCGCTTCTCTCATACTgcgacaacaatttaaatga